In Stieleria varia, one genomic interval encodes:
- a CDS encoding sulfatase-like hydrolase/transferase, protein MKRLLALYLCLTAFQLSVAAADTRPNIVFVLVDDQRNTSLGCAGHPQIKTPAIDELARQGIRFENAFVQTPICMASRANLFTGLTTTTHGYHGNPGNPVSKADLQSSFPTLLRTAGYRTAFYGKQHVKWKKGVNGMKEMFDAHEVLHRNPYLKQMPDGSLRHVDEIIGDKSVAFVESQTKEAPFFLYMSFNISHAEDSDRRPGFHYQWPAEEDGLFEDVEPLRPNLDDPKYYAAAPEFLKHSLNRERFFWGYDTPEKYRVNLRAIYRMLAGMDRIVSRVNSALKEKGLNENTIVVYSADNGYYMGDRGFQGKWSHFDQSLHVPLVIYDPRMKSENRGRVIDDAVTSLDIPATILDLAGVPVPPKYQGVSLKPFIDGESPKNWRTDFYCEHHSGNAKLPRWFGVRDDRYTYANYYKDGVELLYDREVDPTEFVNVAGDPEYSDTLTRLREKALKYKQQYSRK, encoded by the coding sequence ATGAAACGACTTCTTGCTCTTTACCTTTGCTTGACAGCCTTCCAACTGAGCGTCGCCGCCGCTGACACTAGGCCGAACATCGTATTCGTGCTCGTCGATGACCAACGCAACACATCACTTGGCTGCGCGGGGCATCCGCAGATTAAAACGCCTGCGATTGATGAACTGGCACGTCAGGGCATTCGTTTCGAGAACGCGTTCGTGCAAACACCAATCTGCATGGCCAGCCGCGCAAATCTCTTTACGGGATTAACGACGACGACGCACGGGTACCACGGCAATCCGGGAAATCCCGTGAGCAAAGCAGATCTCCAGTCGAGTTTTCCGACGCTGCTTCGCACGGCCGGGTACCGGACCGCATTCTACGGCAAACAGCATGTGAAGTGGAAAAAAGGCGTCAACGGGATGAAGGAGATGTTTGACGCTCACGAAGTCTTGCATCGCAATCCGTATTTGAAACAAATGCCTGATGGCAGCCTCCGTCATGTGGATGAGATCATCGGCGACAAATCGGTCGCGTTCGTCGAGTCACAAACGAAAGAGGCCCCGTTCTTTCTTTACATGAGTTTCAACATCTCTCATGCAGAGGACAGCGATCGGCGGCCAGGGTTTCACTACCAATGGCCCGCCGAAGAGGACGGATTGTTTGAGGATGTCGAACCGCTCCGTCCCAATCTCGACGACCCAAAGTACTATGCTGCCGCCCCCGAGTTTCTCAAACACTCGCTCAACCGAGAACGTTTTTTCTGGGGCTATGACACGCCTGAAAAATATCGAGTCAACCTGCGGGCGATTTACCGGATGCTTGCCGGCATGGACCGAATCGTCAGTCGTGTGAATTCAGCTCTCAAAGAGAAAGGGCTCAATGAAAACACCATCGTTGTCTACTCAGCGGATAACGGCTACTACATGGGTGACCGTGGATTCCAGGGCAAGTGGTCGCACTTTGATCAATCGTTGCACGTGCCACTGGTCATCTACGATCCGCGAATGAAGTCGGAAAATCGTGGACGCGTCATTGATGACGCCGTGACCAGTCTTGATATTCCTGCAACGATCCTTGACCTCGCTGGCGTGCCCGTTCCGCCGAAGTATCAAGGCGTTTCGTTAAAGCCGTTTATTGATGGTGAATCCCCAAAAAATTGGCGGACCGATTTCTACTGCGAACATCATTCCGGCAATGCGAAGCTGCCGAGATGGTTCGGTGTTCGCGACGATCGCTACACCTACGCCAACTACTATAAAGATGGCGTGGAGCTGCTTTACGACCGCGAAGTCGATCCGACGGAGTTTGTCAATGTGGCCGGAGATCCAGAGTACAGCGACACCCTGACGCGACTTCGCGAAAAGGCATTGAAATACAAGCAGCAATATTCGCGAAAGTAA
- a CDS encoding arylsulfatase — protein MKILLLLSLFLVATTVSAAESRPNIVLIITDDMGFSDVGCYGGEIDTPNIDSLSRRGVKFSQFYNCGKCEPSRAALITGHQFWTHDPNVAIRKDSPNFGEIIQAAGYRTMMIGKWHAAGVPFQRGFHRHFGFMTGGCDFFLGNDTFTLDGKPWPVPKDDFYATYEFTNYADQFIRDEHAEHPDQPFFMYLAYNAPHSPIQAPADQVAKYRGKYLKGWDVIRKERFARQQAIGLAGDGWNFPDRPENVPPWDSLDEKSRDFEDLRMATYAAMVDCVDQGVGRVMRTLKELDIDDNTLVIFMNDNGASPNDRVRRGNFGTAGTTWNVGVAWAHASNTPMKFYKRTQHSGGVTTPFIACWPDGIKPQAEFNDQPLHITDILPTLIEIAETTYPQNFGGKRHPPLPGRSFADVLTDGETLPPIPLHFSLFNNMAVVDSGWRMVTAYDQPWQLYDLTNDRTETRDVADSNPKRLREMLELQKQFSERPDVRLRLKSGEREPEYAPIYKSDGKIGPGARESVPDEKASLKRVKQRATGIQVKELESKQ, from the coding sequence ATGAAAATTCTCCTACTGCTCTCACTGTTTCTGGTAGCCACGACCGTCTCGGCGGCTGAGTCCCGGCCGAATATCGTTTTGATCATCACCGATGACATGGGATTCTCTGACGTCGGTTGCTATGGCGGTGAGATCGACACGCCGAACATTGATTCACTGTCTCGCAGAGGTGTCAAGTTCTCGCAGTTCTACAACTGTGGAAAATGCGAACCAAGTCGCGCGGCTCTGATTACCGGGCATCAGTTCTGGACGCACGATCCGAACGTGGCGATTCGCAAGGACAGTCCAAACTTTGGCGAGATCATTCAGGCGGCGGGTTATCGCACGATGATGATCGGCAAGTGGCACGCGGCCGGCGTTCCGTTTCAGCGAGGATTCCATCGACACTTTGGATTCATGACGGGCGGCTGTGACTTCTTTCTCGGGAACGACACGTTCACGCTGGATGGCAAACCGTGGCCTGTGCCGAAAGACGATTTCTACGCCACATATGAGTTCACAAATTATGCCGATCAGTTCATTCGCGACGAGCATGCGGAGCATCCTGATCAACCTTTCTTCATGTACTTGGCTTACAACGCGCCCCATTCGCCCATTCAGGCACCTGCCGACCAGGTTGCGAAGTATCGCGGCAAGTACCTCAAGGGTTGGGACGTGATTCGCAAAGAACGATTCGCACGACAGCAGGCGATTGGACTCGCAGGCGACGGGTGGAATTTCCCGGACCGCCCCGAAAACGTTCCTCCGTGGGATTCGCTCGATGAGAAATCTCGCGACTTTGAAGACCTTCGTATGGCAACTTACGCCGCGATGGTTGATTGCGTCGACCAAGGCGTCGGTCGTGTGATGCGGACACTGAAAGAACTCGACATTGATGACAACACGCTGGTCATTTTCATGAACGACAACGGAGCCAGCCCCAACGATCGCGTTCGACGCGGAAACTTCGGGACGGCAGGGACAACGTGGAACGTCGGCGTCGCGTGGGCTCACGCATCCAACACTCCGATGAAATTCTACAAACGGACTCAGCACAGTGGTGGAGTCACAACACCGTTCATTGCATGTTGGCCGGACGGGATCAAGCCGCAAGCCGAGTTCAACGATCAACCGCTACACATCACCGACATTCTGCCCACGCTTATCGAAATCGCCGAGACAACATACCCACAGAACTTTGGAGGCAAACGGCATCCACCTTTGCCAGGGCGTTCGTTCGCCGACGTGCTTACCGACGGTGAAACCTTGCCGCCGATACCGCTGCATTTTTCTTTATTCAACAACATGGCTGTTGTCGATAGCGGTTGGCGAATGGTGACAGCCTACGACCAGCCGTGGCAACTTTACGACTTGACCAACGACCGTACCGAAACACGCGACGTGGCGGACTCCAATCCAAAACGTTTGCGAGAGATGCTGGAGCTACAGAAGCAGTTTTCGGAAAGACCTGACGTTCGCCTCCGACTTAAGTCCGGCGAACGTGAACCGGAATACGCCCCGATCTACAAATCGGACGGCAAGATCGGACCAGGCGCTCGCGAAAGCGTGCCCGATGAAAAGGCGTCGCTCAAACGAGTCAAGCAACGCGCCACTGGAATACAAGTTAAAGAATTGGAGTCGAAGCAATGA
- a CDS encoding LamG-like jellyroll fold domain-containing protein has product MNRDQRLAAWIEGELDANSNEELLRDLSADESFASEAAEQLQMKRLLSSQAMDENEFTRELLLKVQALSHPAQVPPTERAVLKRLQQRRWWNRAGLIAAGVSAVAAMVMLLVFRPDQFPPPAPMVRVLATEGVQSLDVRALEDSQLVTIESGILEIELGSETRLVFEGPAEFAVVSVNEVRLVSGRCYAEMDEGASGLRIKTPSGEVLDLGTRFGVEVLPSEETSVHVFEGKVEVDLSQQRSVLSEGEAAQWTSIGELTTISLEAERFVSRLPGSDQQHTRWVHWSFDEGSGEFTVPQGEGFPDAMEPAQLHGARWIERDGSGALEFDGLDDWVETAFAGLGGDKDRTVAAWVKLAPDYGASNGQAIVGWGDFSILDPDRRRGAAWELGIGDTNVPVDTFGRLKIAVGGPLIVGHEDLRDGVWHHVAAVYLGNGAAKGRGVVLLYVDGQLQRRTFGKKRLMLDTDVQSSNSEPVQFGRQVMRATAQREYFKGAIDDIFLFNRALSGDEIRSLIQTNSAL; this is encoded by the coding sequence ATGAACCGTGACCAGCGACTGGCCGCATGGATTGAAGGCGAACTCGATGCGAACTCGAACGAGGAATTGCTTCGAGATCTTTCGGCTGACGAAAGCTTCGCGAGTGAAGCTGCGGAGCAGTTACAGATGAAACGCCTGCTAAGTTCACAAGCGATGGATGAGAATGAGTTCACGCGCGAACTGCTATTGAAGGTTCAGGCTCTGAGTCACCCTGCTCAGGTGCCACCGACCGAGCGTGCCGTGCTGAAACGGTTGCAGCAGCGTCGGTGGTGGAATCGCGCGGGCCTCATTGCTGCTGGCGTGTCTGCGGTGGCAGCCATGGTGATGTTGCTGGTCTTCCGGCCAGATCAATTTCCACCTCCTGCTCCGATGGTGCGCGTGTTGGCGACCGAGGGTGTGCAGTCGCTGGATGTGCGGGCTCTGGAGGATTCGCAGCTGGTCACGATAGAATCAGGCATTCTGGAAATCGAACTCGGTTCAGAGACTCGACTCGTGTTCGAAGGCCCCGCGGAATTCGCTGTTGTTTCAGTGAACGAGGTACGACTGGTTAGCGGCCGCTGTTACGCGGAGATGGACGAGGGTGCATCTGGCTTGCGGATCAAGACACCGTCAGGTGAAGTACTCGATCTAGGCACGCGTTTTGGTGTCGAAGTGCTGCCGTCTGAAGAAACATCGGTGCATGTGTTTGAGGGCAAGGTGGAAGTCGACCTGTCGCAGCAGCGATCGGTCCTGAGCGAAGGTGAGGCGGCCCAATGGACGTCGATCGGAGAACTCACCACGATTTCTCTGGAAGCTGAGCGATTCGTCAGTCGGTTGCCGGGCAGCGATCAACAACACACAAGATGGGTTCATTGGTCATTCGACGAGGGCAGTGGCGAATTCACTGTGCCTCAAGGCGAAGGATTTCCGGATGCCATGGAGCCTGCTCAGCTGCACGGTGCTCGTTGGATTGAGCGAGATGGTTCCGGCGCACTGGAATTCGACGGTTTGGACGACTGGGTAGAAACGGCTTTTGCAGGTCTCGGTGGAGACAAGGATCGCACGGTGGCCGCGTGGGTCAAATTGGCTCCGGACTACGGCGCGTCAAACGGTCAGGCAATCGTCGGCTGGGGTGATTTCAGCATTCTTGATCCGGATCGCCGACGCGGTGCGGCGTGGGAACTGGGAATCGGCGATACGAACGTGCCTGTCGACACGTTCGGTCGACTGAAGATCGCGGTCGGCGGGCCGTTGATCGTCGGGCACGAAGATTTGCGTGATGGAGTCTGGCATCATGTGGCCGCAGTGTATCTGGGCAATGGTGCTGCCAAAGGTCGCGGTGTCGTGCTGCTGTACGTTGATGGCCAGCTACAAAGGCGGACTTTCGGCAAGAAGCGTTTGATGCTCGATACCGACGTTCAGTCCAGCAATTCCGAACCCGTCCAGTTCGGTCGCCAGGTCATGCGAGCAACGGCTCAGCGAGAGTATTTCAAGGGCGCGATCGACGACATCTTTCTATTCAACCGTGCACTCAGCGGCGACGAAATTCGTTCCCTGATACAAACCAATTCTGCTCTATGA
- a CDS encoding sulfatase — translation MNQVRHMLAICIALCAVSEFPATSLSAEEIPATPNVLMIAVDDLSDYVSILQNHPGIKTPNFDRLAKRSVNFTRAYCAAPICNPSRVAIMTGLAPHHTGVYQLGDRLSRSKPALAAIALEENFKRHGYNTYLTGKYYHANEDHWLPKARLDAAWTQRLAPFSNHEPKHGPNRIIGGGILSIGPASIGVESMPDTAIVNNTRAWLSQKHDKPFLIVHGINKPHLSFVVPQSFFDLYPLESLVLPETPHDDFDDIPESVKQTFLKRGDRKKFAQIRKTKNGWKEVMQAYLASISFCDWVLGEILDALDASPYADNTIVVLWSDHGYHIGEKEWLHKRALWTQTTRVPFLISVPGMDTAGENCAAPVSLLDIYPTLCELCHLDQAVPQLLAGHSVTPLLKNPSQDWPHVAVTSHGEGNAATIDARYHYIQYADGSEELYDHQTDPREYNNLAHQPDLNSVIKRLAESIPKSWIPENTGLRKRTTESQSDSEE, via the coding sequence ATGAATCAAGTCAGACACATGCTCGCCATATGCATCGCTCTCTGCGCAGTCAGCGAGTTTCCTGCGACATCTCTGTCAGCCGAGGAGATTCCGGCTACTCCGAATGTGTTGATGATCGCAGTCGACGATCTGAGCGACTATGTTTCGATACTTCAGAACCATCCGGGCATCAAGACGCCGAATTTTGATCGGCTGGCAAAGCGGTCGGTCAACTTCACTCGCGCCTACTGCGCCGCACCGATCTGCAATCCGTCACGCGTGGCGATCATGACGGGGCTGGCGCCGCACCATACTGGTGTCTATCAACTCGGCGATCGGCTGTCCCGATCAAAGCCAGCGTTGGCGGCAATTGCATTGGAGGAAAACTTCAAACGTCATGGTTATAACACTTATCTTACCGGTAAGTATTACCACGCCAACGAAGATCACTGGCTGCCGAAGGCGCGGCTCGATGCCGCGTGGACGCAGAGGCTTGCGCCATTCAGCAACCATGAACCGAAGCATGGCCCCAACAGAATTATCGGTGGAGGCATCCTATCCATCGGTCCGGCGTCCATCGGCGTTGAATCGATGCCTGACACAGCCATTGTCAACAACACTCGCGCCTGGTTGTCACAGAAACACGACAAACCGTTCTTGATTGTGCACGGTATCAACAAGCCACATCTCTCGTTCGTGGTCCCCCAAAGCTTCTTTGATTTGTATCCACTGGAGTCGCTTGTTCTCCCGGAGACCCCTCACGATGATTTCGACGACATCCCCGAATCCGTGAAGCAAACCTTTTTAAAGAGAGGCGATCGAAAGAAGTTTGCTCAGATCCGCAAGACCAAAAACGGCTGGAAAGAAGTGATGCAAGCGTATTTGGCCAGCATCAGTTTCTGTGATTGGGTCCTGGGTGAGATTCTTGATGCGCTCGATGCAAGCCCATACGCGGACAACACGATTGTCGTCCTGTGGTCCGATCACGGTTACCACATCGGCGAAAAGGAATGGCTGCACAAACGAGCGCTGTGGACACAGACGACTCGCGTGCCTTTCCTGATCAGTGTGCCGGGAATGGACACCGCCGGTGAGAATTGTGCCGCGCCAGTCAGTTTACTGGATATCTACCCAACGCTCTGTGAACTTTGCCACCTTGACCAAGCCGTACCGCAACTACTGGCCGGACACAGCGTGACTCCGCTGCTCAAGAATCCCAGTCAAGATTGGCCCCATGTTGCAGTGACTTCGCACGGTGAAGGCAATGCCGCTACCATCGATGCACGCTACCACTACATTCAGTACGCCGACGGCAGCGAAGAACTGTACGATCATCAGACCGATCCGCGTGAGTACAATAACCTAGCTCATCAGCCGGATCTCAATTCCGTGATCAAGCGGCTTGCTGAATCGATACCGAAGTCCTGGATTCCCGAGAACACTGGGCTGCGTAAACGCACCACAGAGTCACAGAGTGACTCAGAAGAGTGA
- a CDS encoding sulfatase family protein encodes MMKATDLHILLPLLSCLIIGNVSSVSAQERPSNILFIYVEDLGYYTSERAAREPNSKIAGLKTPNLDAFAKQSVVFTRAFCGQSVCSPSKSAIYSGLLPHANGIWRNVFNRHGKRGGPENWIPLPDPMTKANDPSNLGVGGMHEDIQTLIEKLKAADVFCALSGKLHVQPARKFPYDGFVDASDLDSVIRTAGEKPWFFWCNPGDTHAPFWKSVRHKLTDPSDRNSAPKDVDPASIEMPPWLPDTAKSRVDLAQYYSNVRNIDQFVGELMQKLEASGQADQTLVVFTGDHGIPVQRGKTSVYPAGTHVPCFVRGPGVETGRTLNAPVSQLDFNPTFLEVYGLEAEQVCHGRSLWPILSGKQDRFVDRSTVMTETNNSFMSTPGKKGDTTAARAVCDGRYYYIRNLIQDKTSLPESEAIHVGSGHGEYGDSGPQYANDLHDETVRHKDDQPLPYELLRQLCMSDAPPEELYDLDTDPWAVMNLIDDPAHTEVLLRLREEFSAWREATNDQDVHPKQIPRRLSPRSLARGLDR; translated from the coding sequence ATGATGAAAGCTACTGATTTACATATCCTACTGCCGCTCTTGTCATGCCTGATCATCGGCAATGTCTCAAGCGTGTCCGCTCAAGAACGTCCGTCTAACATTCTGTTCATTTACGTCGAAGACCTTGGCTATTACACCAGCGAGCGAGCCGCGCGAGAACCCAATTCAAAGATTGCCGGACTTAAGACCCCGAATCTTGATGCATTCGCAAAACAGAGCGTTGTGTTCACGCGCGCGTTTTGCGGCCAGAGCGTTTGCTCGCCCAGCAAGAGTGCGATCTACAGTGGCTTGTTGCCGCATGCAAACGGCATCTGGAGAAATGTCTTCAATCGGCATGGGAAACGAGGCGGCCCCGAAAACTGGATCCCACTTCCTGATCCGATGACGAAGGCCAACGACCCGTCAAATCTGGGCGTTGGCGGCATGCACGAGGACATTCAGACGCTGATCGAAAAGCTGAAAGCCGCCGACGTTTTCTGCGCGCTCTCGGGAAAGTTGCATGTCCAGCCCGCCCGCAAGTTCCCCTACGACGGCTTCGTTGATGCGAGCGATCTTGATTCCGTTATTAGAACTGCCGGGGAGAAGCCGTGGTTTTTCTGGTGCAATCCCGGTGACACACATGCACCGTTCTGGAAATCGGTTCGCCACAAACTGACTGACCCAAGCGACCGTAACTCCGCACCGAAAGATGTTGATCCCGCTTCAATCGAGATGCCACCATGGCTGCCCGACACTGCGAAATCCCGCGTCGATCTTGCCCAGTACTATTCCAACGTTCGTAACATCGATCAGTTCGTCGGTGAGTTGATGCAGAAACTCGAAGCATCAGGACAAGCCGATCAAACTCTGGTCGTGTTCACCGGCGACCACGGCATTCCGGTCCAACGTGGCAAGACCAGCGTCTATCCAGCCGGAACGCACGTGCCCTGTTTCGTACGGGGACCGGGTGTGGAAACCGGCCGGACGCTCAACGCACCGGTTTCGCAATTGGACTTCAACCCCACGTTTCTTGAAGTTTACGGACTAGAGGCGGAACAGGTCTGTCACGGAAGATCGCTATGGCCGATCCTTTCTGGAAAACAGGATCGCTTTGTCGACCGCTCCACCGTGATGACGGAGACGAACAACAGCTTCATGTCCACGCCCGGAAAGAAAGGCGATACGACCGCTGCCCGAGCCGTCTGTGATGGTCGCTACTACTACATTAGGAATCTCATTCAGGATAAGACGAGCCTTCCAGAATCGGAAGCCATTCATGTTGGCAGCGGCCATGGAGAATACGGTGATTCCGGACCGCAGTACGCAAACGACCTGCACGACGAAACGGTTCGACACAAGGACGACCAGCCTTTGCCATACGAACTGTTGCGGCAACTTTGCATGAGCGACGCGCCGCCGGAAGAGCTTTACGATCTCGACACGGATCCATGGGCGGTGATGAACCTGATTGATGACCCAGCCCACACTGAAGTTCTTCTGCGACTTCGCGAAGAGTTTTCCGCTTGGCGCGAGGCGACTAACGACCAAGACGTACATCCGAAACAAATTCCACGTCGACTGTCGCCGCGGTCACTCGCGAGAGGGTTAGACCGATGA
- a CDS encoding sigma-70 family RNA polymerase sigma factor — MTFLRDRDLATFEQIVAAHETAVRAFVAVRIDDPFEAHDLAQEVFLLLWRRLEEIDLDQPLRPWLLAVAMNLVRQHRRKSRATPIGGNDGVLELLHDRIDSSDVVDGPVFVALERCLGKLDEAARQLIRWRYEDGLVIREICQRVGSGHSVVTMKLHRLRSLLFDCIQTNTQEAS; from the coding sequence GTGACATTTTTGCGTGACCGTGACCTCGCGACCTTCGAGCAGATCGTTGCCGCTCACGAAACAGCGGTGCGGGCGTTTGTGGCTGTCCGGATTGATGATCCGTTTGAAGCTCATGATCTCGCTCAGGAAGTATTTCTGTTGCTCTGGCGGAGGTTGGAAGAAATTGATCTCGACCAACCTTTGCGTCCGTGGTTGCTTGCGGTGGCCATGAATCTGGTGCGGCAGCACCGCCGAAAGAGCCGCGCAACTCCCATTGGCGGCAACGATGGAGTGCTCGAACTGCTTCATGATCGTATAGACAGCAGCGATGTTGTCGACGGCCCGGTGTTTGTGGCGCTAGAGCGTTGCCTTGGCAAGCTCGACGAGGCGGCTCGACAGCTCATCCGATGGCGGTATGAGGACGGCCTTGTGATTCGCGAGATCTGCCAGCGCGTCGGCAGTGGACATTCTGTGGTGACTATGAAGCTGCATCGCCTGCGGTCACTGCTGTTCGACTGCATTCAAACAAACACGCAGGAGGCTTCGTGA